TCCACCGGCGTCGCCACCACACGACCCGTCGCGTCCGGGAGCACGAGTTGCCAAGTTGGCGCGTCGGATCGGCCGGTTGGTGCCGGGTATCTACTGGTGACCCCCAGCTTTACCCACACCTGCGATTGCTCGACCGAACCCTCCGGCGAGGTACGCGAGAGTTCCCAGCGCGAGCACCCACTTGGTAACGCTGACCGCAGTCGTGGCGCGAACCACCGAATCGGTGATCTGTTCGCGGTGATCGAGCAGATACAGACCTGCGATGTTCTCGACGTAGTCACCCGCCGCGGACAGAATCGGAGCTACGGCCAGCACTTTCGCCGTGGTGGGTGTCAGGTCGGTGAGTTCGCCCAGACGCGAAGCCCCGGCACGCAAAGCCATCGCGTAGATCGCCGGATGGACGAAATCGGGATAGTAGTGACTCCGAAATCGAGCGGTGGCGGCTGCGTCCATGCTGTCGAGGATCAGCCGGTATCGGAGTGCCGACCACGCAGTCTGAATCTGTAGAACCCGAGGGCCCGCAGGCCCCAACAGACGCACGATATTGGCTTGAGAGACAGCGAATATCATCGTCCAAGCGATGAGCGGGCGATCCTGCGCCGAAAGTGCCATCTGCAGATACTAGAGCGCGAGAATCAGATTCGATCACGCATCAGGAATGGGAGCACGACGCTCTCGAATGACTGGTAGTCATCACGATGGATGCTGTGACCGGTCTCGAATGCCACAACCTGACACGAGCGGATCTCACCGGTGAGAATGGCGAGCCTGTCGGCATCGACCATCCCGCCCGGGCCACCGCGAAGCACGAGTGTCGAGGCAGTGATGTCCGGCAACCGGGACCACCACTGAGCGTTGGGTCGGCGAAACTGAGCAAGAGCAGGTTTGGTCATCGAACGGTCGAATGCGAAGACAGCGCGCGGATGCCTGATGATGCTGGAACCCGCGTGCCAGAGTTCGGTGATGGTGGGCAGGCGGCCGGTGAGCGACGGTGGCGCATCTCCCGGCCGAATCGGAATAGGCATCTCCTCGACTACGAGGGACCGAACCGATGCGGGGCGCTGCTGCGCCACCACCGACACTGCGTATGCGCCCAATGAATGCCCGACCAGATCTACCTGCGCGAGCCCGAGATGGTCGAGCACAGCCGCCACATCGCCGCCGAAAGCGTCGAAAGAGTAGTCGTCGGTGTGTGCACTGCGTCCGTGTCCGCGCAGATCGACCGTGACGACGCGACGACCCGCATCGGTGAGTGCGTCGGCGAAACGGTCCCAGGTGCTGCTGTCACCGCCCATGCCGTGCACCAACACGGTAGGAACAGGATCGGCTCCACCGAAATCTCGGTAGGCGATGTCGACGCCGGCCACATCGAGTAATTCCACGTCGATACTCACAGTCCCGAGAGTAGCCGCGCTCTCTTCCACCTCATTCGTAGATGCCTTCGACTCGCCAAACACTTCTCTCGTACACCAACAGCAGAGCGCGGTTCTCCTCGAGAAGCACCTGCACACGCGCACCTCGCGCACCCACGACCGGATCCCACCAACGCTCGTCGAGGGACCACGGGCCGGCCCATCCGTGCAGGGTCCACTTCTTGCTACCCCACCGAAGCCCCACGGGTGCCGTGTCGAAACCACCTCGATCGGTGACGTGTACACAGTTGCCCCCGTCGTCTTCCAGAGCGACCTCCGGACGTGTCTGCATCACTGCCGCAGGAGCCGGATGTGGCAACCGGCCCGGCCACGGGGCAGCGGGGTCCAGCAGCGGAACCAGCTCATCGCCGAGCGAACGAAGCGTCACTCGCTCCACCGGCCCACGTCCCCCGCTGAGTACCCCGACCTTGACCGCATCACCACCGAGGAGACCTTGCACTCGTACCAGCGCCCGCCGAGCACGCTCGTCCTCGTCGCCGACACTTCCCCACAAGCCCAGCTGCAGCTCACCTGCCGCAACGACCTCTACCGGTTCGAGCCTCAGAAGAATGATTCCTGCCGTCGGCCGACTCTCGCTGCGCCCGGTGAGCCACCCGTCCAATTGCCACCGCACCCGATCTGCTGTTCCCTCCGGAGTCAGCGGCTCGGCGCACCGCCAGATACGTGAGAGATTCTCACCGTTTCCGGTGGAAGCATGAACGAGGAGACGGGTGCAGGCCACGGCCGCCGCGGCAAGCGTGCGGTGCAGCTTCTCGGCCATACCTCGGCCGGCGAACGCAGCGGCGTCGACGCGATCGATAGGCGGGTCGCAGCGGTGTTCCACGTTCAGATCGGGTGGCAGCGCACGCGCCGACGGTGGACGCTCCGGCTCACCTCGCGCACTGCGGTGAGCGAGAACCGCATCGGACCCGAACCGGGACGCCACCTCCCCTGGCATGAGCGCCGCGAAATCGCCGATAGTTCGTAAACCCAAGCGAAGCAACAGGTCTATCAGCTCTCCACGGTCCGCGGCGGCAAGACTCGGCTCCGCTGCCAGCTCGGCAACCGGGAGTGGAGAGAGGAAACGCGCAGCCCCGCCCCGCGGGACGACTGCCGCATGACGAGCTGCAATGACGGCCGTCGTCAACTCGTCGGCGATTCCGATCTGGCATTCCACCCCTGCACCCGAAGCCTGATCGATCAATCTTTCGGCAGCTTTGTGCTCCGACCCGAAGTATCGACTCACCCCACGCGCACTCAGAATCAACAACCCTGGACGCAACACCTCCACACCTGGCGCGACAGCATCGATGGCCGCTGCGACCGGCTCGAACAAGCGCCCATCCCTATCCGAATCTGCCGTTGCCACATACACATCCGGACATCGCGCCTGTGCTTCACGACGCCGTAAGCCTCGGCGGACCCCTGCCGCTCGTGCCGGTGCCGAGCATGCAATCACCCGATTGGCCGAGGTGACCACCACAGGATGAGTCGCCGGCAGATCGGCCACCGCTGCAGCTGCGACAGCAGGCCAGTCCGGACACCACAGCGCTAAGACGCGGCTCATGCCAGGACCGCAAGATCCGCCTCGGCACTTCCGTTGACTGTCGTACTGTCGACCTGCGCTGCGACCGACCATTCGATACGGCCGCGCTCGAGACGAAGATCGAAGCACGTACTACGCGGCCGCATCGCTTTGCCCTGCGCACGTACCTCCAACTGCAGATTCCGTAAACGCCCACGCCCCGAGCGAACTCCGGTGCCGAATCCGTTGTAGCTGCGCACCTCCGCATCCAGACGTAACTCCACGCCATCCCAGTGGCCGTCGGTAACCAGAAGCGTCGACCCTTTACTGCGCGCCCGTGCGACAACCGCACGCGCACGCGAGGGAGGCACCGAACGACCGCCGAGACCGAGCACGACGAGGTCGAGTCCGTCCAACAGAATCGCCGCTACCTCGACCGGATCTTCCCCCGGATCGGGTACGACGGCCAATCTCCGCAGTTCTGCGCCCATCTCGACAGCGGCGAGCAAACCGAACCGCGGTTGCCCCACCACTGCGACATGCCCACCCGACGCGGTGACCGCAGCCACCATGCCGAGCAGCAGCGAACCTGCACCCGATACCGCTGCGACGGACCCGCGAGCCAAGCCGCCGTACGGGAGCATGGTTGCCAGTGCCGGAGGGACCGCCAGTACCGCTTTGCTTCGCACAGGGTCAGCTTTGCTTCGCACAGGGTCAACCGCCCGCGGGACAGATGATGCCGGCTCGACGCGGGGCCGGATGACGGGTTCGATAGGTTGCCGGACCGAGCGGGTCTCGCCACGTGCCGGAACCGATGCCATGCGTCGCCTCAGATGCTCGACGCGTTCGGACAACGTCATCTCCGACAGGGATGCTTCGGACTGGGATACCTCAGACTGGGACAACTCGGATGAGGAGCCGGTAGCACTCATGGAAGCACCGGTAGAAAAAGTCATGCGTACTCCCCGGAAATTGGCGAAAAAAAGTACACTCGAACCAGCCCTCGGGGCAGCGGGGAAGTCTTACCCTTCGAACATATTTTCGAATTCCTATCCAGTAAAGCCGCTGCGGCGATCCACGTCAAGACGGATACGAAAGCCCAGGTGGAGGGGTCGACAACGGACTGCCGACAGCGCTGTCGGCACGGACGTCGATAGTCAACTAACCTGTGATCGTGACCGAGAAGCAGCGCACCGTCAGGGTCGTCGGACCCGACTTCCTACTCGCAGGCAGGTACCGACTCGCGTACAAGCTGGGTGGGGGCGGAATGGGCGCGGTCTGGCTCGCTCAGGACACGCTGCTCGACCGGAAAGTGGCTGTCAAACAAGTCACGTCCACTGCCCGCCTCAGTGAGCGCGCTGCACGCGAAGTGCGCAATCGGGCCATGCGTGAAGGCAGGATCGCAGCGCGATTGTCGAGTCTGCACGCCATCTCCATGCACGACGTCGCGATCGAAGACGGCGAGCCCTGGCTCGTGATGGAATACATGCCGTCGAGGAGCCTCGCACAGGCACTCAACACCGCCGAAACACTGCCACCGTACGAAGTTGCGCAGATCGGCGCTCAAGTCGCCGACGCACTCACCGAAGCACATGAGGCCGGTATCGTCCATCGTGACATCAAACCGGGCAACATTCTGATTGCCGACCGTGGACGCACCCTCGGTGTCGTCAAGATCAGCGACTTCGGCATCTCGCGCGCCAAAGGTGATGTCGAAGAGTCGGATTCGAGTGTCATCACCGGAACTCCGGCCTATTTCGCTCCAGAAGTGGCCCGGGGACAGGATCCCACCGAAGCAAGTGACGTCTTCTCTCTCGGAGCGACGCTCTATACCGCGATCGAAGGCAAGCCGCCGTTCGACATCGACCAAGACTCCATTGCGCTGCTGCATCGCGTGGCCAAGGGACAGATAATTCCACCCACTCGATGCGGTGACCTGACCGAGCCATTGCTGCACATGCTCGAACCCGATCCTGCTCGCAGGCCGACCATGGCTCAGGCACGCGACGAGATCATTCGACATGCGATCAGCGGCCGGGCAAACATCGCCGGGCTACGTGGAG
This region of Rhodococcus sp. PAMC28707 genomic DNA includes:
- a CDS encoding alpha/beta hydrolase translates to MSIDVELLDVAGVDIAYRDFGGADPVPTVLVHGMGGDSSTWDRFADALTDAGRRVVTVDLRGHGRSAHTDDYSFDAFGGDVAAVLDHLGLAQVDLVGHSLGAYAVSVVAQQRPASVRSLVVEEMPIPIRPGDAPPSLTGRLPTITELWHAGSSIIRHPRAVFAFDRSMTKPALAQFRRPNAQWWSRLPDITASTLVLRGGPGGMVDADRLAILTGEIRSCQVVAFETGHSIHRDDYQSFESVVLPFLMRDRI
- a CDS encoding DNA polymerase Y family protein — protein: MSRVLALWCPDWPAVAAAAVADLPATHPVVVTSANRVIACSAPARAAGVRRGLRRREAQARCPDVYVATADSDRDGRLFEPVAAAIDAVAPGVEVLRPGLLILSARGVSRYFGSEHKAAERLIDQASGAGVECQIGIADELTTAVIAARHAAVVPRGGAARFLSPLPVAELAAEPSLAAADRGELIDLLLRLGLRTIGDFAALMPGEVASRFGSDAVLAHRSARGEPERPPSARALPPDLNVEHRCDPPIDRVDAAAFAGRGMAEKLHRTLAAAAVACTRLLVHASTGNGENLSRIWRCAEPLTPEGTADRVRWQLDGWLTGRSESRPTAGIILLRLEPVEVVAAGELQLGLWGSVGDEDERARRALVRVQGLLGGDAVKVGVLSGGRGPVERVTLRSLGDELVPLLDPAAPWPGRLPHPAPAAVMQTRPEVALEDDGGNCVHVTDRGGFDTAPVGLRWGSKKWTLHGWAGPWSLDERWWDPVVGARGARVQVLLEENRALLLVYERSVWRVEGIYE
- a CDS encoding serine/threonine-protein kinase — its product is MTEKQRTVRVVGPDFLLAGRYRLAYKLGGGGMGAVWLAQDTLLDRKVAVKQVTSTARLSERAAREVRNRAMREGRIAARLSSLHAISMHDVAIEDGEPWLVMEYMPSRSLAQALNTAETLPPYEVAQIGAQVADALTEAHEAGIVHRDIKPGNILIADRGRTLGVVKISDFGISRAKGDVEESDSSVITGTPAYFAPEVARGQDPTEASDVFSLGATLYTAIEGKPPFDIDQDSIALLHRVAKGQIIPPTRCGDLTEPLLHMLEPDPARRPTMAQARDEIIRHAISGRANIAGLRGVPVTSTSGVVPAWAHRSTPVSESRRPSREFGNTIAGLPAVRFSEQTDGQTPAPYAPPPFDPPRKKNPLEVVLDRIDDIVDDRIDVPPEAVLAALIITVGLVIVLIIALL